The window CTGGCGCAATGCCCTCCACCTTCCAGGTGAAATAGCCGGAGGTCGGCGCCCCCTCCTTGAAGCGGACGTAGGAGATGTCCACCCCGCGCTTGATCTCCATGAAGCCATCGAACTTGACCGAGGTCAGCTTCTCGAACAGCTTGTCGGGTTCCACATTGGACAGGTCCAGGTTTTTGAACACCGGCTTAATGCTGAAGGTGGCCAGCATCATGTCCACCAGCTCCTCCGGGGTCTCGTAGATGGAGACCGTGCCGGTGCTGGATTTCTTGGCCTTCTCTATCACCTCGGAGATGGATATCTGCTTGCGCTCGGTGCGGGAAAAGTGCCCGGCGTTTACCGGCTCGCCCTTTTTAAGGTACAGCAGCTGCACCATATCGGGGTAGACGATCTCCAGGTATCCGGAGATCTTGCTGGCCCGTTCTTTTTTATTGTCGGCCAAAATGTTGTCCAGGTGGACGAATTCAAGTTTGGCGTTCTGGAGGCTTGACCTGCCCTTGGGAAATCGCATCTTCGCTCTATCTGATTATTGAAATTATAAAAATGTTTGCTTGCCGAGTTGCCGTTGTCTCGATACACCTTAAAGTTACTCGACAACCGGCAGTATCGAGGCAAGCCGGGAATGACCTGCCTTGCCGAGCGGTGAAGCCTGGGCGGATCACAATCCGCCCCTACCGTAATTTTTTCTTTGTGCGCTTTGTGCTTTAAACGGTTTTATCGTCCCCCATTCATCCTGTCTGACCGGGAGAAACCTCAGGGTGACAAAAATCTCTGCGCTCTCCGCGCCTCTGCGGTTAAAAAACCTAAACCTCTTTGAACTTCTCCTTGAGGGTGGCGTAGCGCCAGTATTCCTCCAGGTCCGGCATGGAGGGTATCTTTATCCCTTCGGCCGCAAATGCTATCAGCGAGGAGGCCTGCATCTTCTCCAGAATATCCTTGGCCTTGGGGATGCTTACCCCCACCTGCTTGGCCAGCCCCTCCGGGGTGTAACTGCCCTTTATGAAAACGCCGGATCCATCCGGGGCGCCCTTCTCCCGGCCCATGGCCAGCAGCGAGGCCGCCACCCGGCAGACATCGTCCTTCTGCAACAGGATCTTCACCTGCTCATTGGTCTCCCGCAGGCGCTTGACTAAGCTGGAGATTAGGTATTCCACCATGGGATTCTCCTGAAGCTGGGCCTTGAAGGCCGCCCGGTCCAGTATCAACAGGGACACCTCGCTCAGGGCGGTGGCGGCAGCCGAGCGCGGAGCGTCATCCACTATGGCCATCTCGCCCAGGAATGATCCCTCCGACAATTCGGCCAGGACCTTTTTGACCCCTCCGGCATTGTTGGATATCTCCACCTTGCCGGATTTTATCAGGTACATCTCCTCGCCTTTGTCGCCCTCCTTAAAGAGGACTTCCCCGGCGGCCAGATTTCTTTCGAAAGCTCCTTGGGCTTCGGCCATTATATTCTCCTTTTAAACATACTTAACAAAATATCATATCACAACTTAATGGAGATTGTCAACAATAAATTCCCTTAGAATTTGCAGGCCAAGGCCTTAAAAAATTAAAAGGGCGGCATCCCCGCCGCCCTTTTAAAAACTATCACTAGGTTTACTTCAAAACCACCATCTTCCTGGTTGCTTTAA is drawn from Candidatus Edwardsbacteria bacterium and contains these coding sequences:
- a CDS encoding Crp/Fnr family transcriptional regulator translates to MAEAQGAFERNLAAGEVLFKEGDKGEEMYLIKSGKVEISNNAGGVKKVLAELSEGSFLGEMAIVDDAPRSAAATALSEVSLLILDRAAFKAQLQENPMVEYLISSLVKRLRETNEQVKILLQKDDVCRVAASLLAMGREKGAPDGSGVFIKGSYTPEGLAKQVGVSIPKAKDILEKMQASSLIAFAAEGIKIPSMPDLEEYWRYATLKEKFKEV